One genomic segment of Halomarina pelagica includes these proteins:
- a CDS encoding LUD domain-containing protein, with amino-acid sequence MTAQPRTEFEASLQRQGSSWTRTTTEGFADAVADAVVEPAVATDLSEWGLDFGDAPVTVDPTPAELLEATTGVAGVTTGIASYGTLAIPSDAKGTEPVSLYPERHVAVVRESDVVADVQAGLDRVAEEFDAEPGSVVFATGASSTGDMGALVSGVHGPKQVHVVVVEDR; translated from the coding sequence ATGACCGCCCAGCCCCGAACGGAGTTCGAAGCCTCGTTGCAGCGACAGGGGTCCAGCTGGACCAGGACGACGACGGAGGGGTTCGCCGACGCGGTGGCCGACGCCGTCGTCGAACCGGCCGTCGCCACCGACCTCTCGGAGTGGGGACTCGACTTCGGCGACGCCCCCGTCACCGTCGACCCGACGCCGGCGGAACTACTCGAGGCGACGACGGGCGTCGCGGGCGTCACGACGGGCATCGCCTCCTACGGGACGCTCGCGATCCCCTCGGACGCGAAGGGGACCGAGCCGGTGAGCCTCTACCCCGAGCGGCACGTCGCCGTCGTCCGGGAGAGCGACGTCGTCGCCGACGTACAGGCGGGCCTCGACCGCGTGGCGGAGGAGTTCGACGCCGAACCCGGGAGCGTCGTCTTCGCGACGGGAGCGAGTTCCACCGGCGACATGGGCGCGCTGGTCTCGGGGGTCCACGGTCCGAAACAGGTCCACGTCGTCGTCGTGGAGGACCGATGA
- a CDS encoding HAD-IIA family hydrolase: MLAERYDAFLFDLDGVVVVGDRPVTGAVETLDRLRDRGVPIRFVTNNSRSTREAICGHLRGLGIEARTAELFTAASETAAHLADAGAESAYVLGGDGLAEELRRHGLEPVDGEAVAVDAVAVGLDRSATYDDLATATRLVRDGAAFVAANDDATYPTEGGVAPGTGALVAALRTATGREPTVVGKPRSALFERALSGLDGRVVMVGDSRTADVAGARAAGIESVLVTEHAREEDDGPEPDAVVSTPAGLFEE, encoded by the coding sequence ATGCTCGCAGAACGATACGACGCGTTCCTGTTCGACCTCGACGGCGTCGTCGTCGTCGGCGACCGCCCCGTGACGGGTGCCGTCGAGACGCTCGACCGCCTCCGCGACCGCGGGGTCCCGATCCGCTTCGTGACGAACAACTCCCGGTCGACCCGCGAGGCGATCTGCGGGCACCTCCGCGGACTCGGGATCGAGGCGCGCACGGCGGAGCTGTTCACCGCCGCCTCGGAGACGGCCGCCCACCTCGCCGACGCGGGGGCGGAGTCGGCGTACGTCCTGGGCGGCGACGGCCTGGCCGAGGAACTGCGCCGCCACGGCCTGGAGCCCGTCGACGGGGAAGCCGTCGCCGTCGACGCCGTCGCGGTGGGACTCGACCGGTCGGCGACGTACGACGACCTGGCGACGGCGACCCGCCTCGTCCGCGACGGCGCGGCGTTCGTCGCCGCCAACGACGACGCGACCTACCCGACCGAGGGGGGCGTCGCGCCCGGAACCGGCGCGCTGGTGGCCGCCCTGCGCACCGCCACGGGGCGGGAGCCGACCGTCGTCGGCAAACCCCGGTCGGCGCTGTTCGAGCGGGCGCTGTCGGGACTCGACGGCCGCGTCGTCATGGTGGGCGACTCGCGGACCGCCGACGTCGCGGGGGCGCGCGCTGCCGGCATCGAGAGCGTCCTCGTCACCGAACACGCCCGCGAGGAGGACGACGGCCCCGAGCCGGACGCGGTCGTCTCGACCCCCGCGGGACTGTTCGAGGAGTGA
- a CDS encoding enolase C-terminal domain-like protein, whose protein sequence is MRISELEIHEFTYELDDVGTRHGHQGYAPGETLEPPGFVLTIRTADGLEGHYRGFYFVPPMLAQIRMASADLLDRDPLEREEVWQDLWKALRHLDHVGMGPIDVALWDLAGNHYGASVAELLGGTSEPVPAYASTFMADDEGGLDSPAAYADFAETCLDAGYPAYKLHAFGDPDRDVAACRAVAERVGDEMDLMLDPASEYDTYADALRVGRVLDELDFFWYEDPMADGGESTEMNRQLARDLDTPVLGVEHVRGGPFTRANHLAGEALDLVRADAHLDGGITGAMKIAAVAESFGRDVELHVGGPAHLHCMSAIRNTNYYEHGLLHPAGIEWMSAQGFVESPERVNDDGTVPIPDGPGLGVEVDWDFVEARLTNHEVIDEPLVSGLA, encoded by the coding sequence ATGCGAATCAGCGAGCTAGAGATCCACGAGTTCACCTACGAACTCGACGACGTGGGAACCCGACACGGCCACCAGGGGTACGCCCCGGGAGAGACGCTCGAACCGCCGGGATTCGTGCTGACGATACGGACCGCCGACGGCCTCGAGGGCCACTACCGCGGCTTCTACTTCGTCCCGCCGATGCTGGCGCAGATCCGGATGGCGTCGGCCGACCTGCTCGACCGCGACCCGCTCGAACGCGAGGAGGTCTGGCAGGACCTCTGGAAGGCGCTGCGTCACCTCGACCACGTCGGGATGGGGCCGATCGACGTCGCGCTGTGGGACCTCGCGGGGAACCACTACGGAGCGTCGGTCGCAGAACTCCTCGGCGGGACGAGCGAGCCGGTGCCGGCGTACGCCTCGACGTTCATGGCCGACGACGAGGGCGGGCTGGACTCGCCGGCGGCGTACGCCGACTTCGCCGAGACGTGTCTCGACGCCGGCTACCCGGCCTACAAGCTGCACGCCTTCGGCGACCCCGATCGGGACGTCGCCGCCTGCCGCGCGGTCGCCGAGCGCGTCGGCGACGAGATGGACCTGATGCTCGACCCCGCGAGCGAGTACGACACCTACGCCGACGCCCTCCGGGTCGGGCGCGTTCTCGACGAACTCGACTTCTTCTGGTACGAGGACCCGATGGCCGACGGCGGCGAGAGCACGGAGATGAACCGCCAGCTCGCCCGCGACCTCGACACGCCCGTCCTCGGCGTCGAACACGTCCGCGGCGGGCCGTTCACCCGGGCGAACCACCTCGCCGGCGAGGCGCTCGACCTCGTCCGCGCCGACGCCCACCTCGACGGCGGCATCACCGGCGCGATGAAGATCGCCGCCGTCGCCGAGTCGTTCGGCCGCGACGTCGAACTCCACGTCGGCGGGCCGGCGCACCTCCACTGTATGAGCGCCATCCGCAACACGAACTACTACGAGCACGGACTCCTCCACCCGGCGGGCATCGAGTGGATGAGCGCACAGGGGTTCGTCGAGTCCCCCGAGCGGGTGAACGACGACGGCACCGTCCCGATCCCGGACGGTCCCGGTCTCGGCGTCGAGGTCGACTGGGACTTCGTCGAGGCGCGCCTGACGAACCACGAGGTAATCGACGAACCCCTCGTGAGCGGTCTCGCCTAG